Below is a window of Salinigranum rubrum DNA.
CCAAGACGCCATCCGCGACGGGGCCACGCGCGCGGGCGAGATCGCCGAGCACGTCGGCGTGACCGGCTCGACCGCTCGACGGTACCTCAAGGCCGCCGCCGAAGACGCGAACTCGCTCATCACACGCCAGACCGCGCCGTCGGGGAGCGGATACGTATACGGTATACAGAATCAAGATACAGATACAGCATCCGAGATGCCGGTCTTCGGCGACCGCGAGTATGCGTGGGAGACGTGGGTCCCAGAGGCCGACGCCGGGGGCTACGTCGAGACCGACGGCGAGCGCTCGGACATCGAGGCGCTCATCGACAACCGCGACGCCACGGGACAGCTGCCGCGATTCCGACTCACCGGTCCGCCGGGGACGGGGAAGACGACGCTCGCGACGTCCATCGCTGCCGAGCGACAGTGGCCGCTCATCACGATCCAGTTCACGAGCGCCATGCGCGATTCCGAAATCTTCGGGAGCCCGCACATCATCGGTGGCGAGTCGGTGTGGGTCGACGGCCCGGGCGTCAAGGCGCTTCTGTGCTCTCAGGTCCGCCCCGTGGTGGTCGTCCTCGACGAGGTCAACCGCGCACCTTTCGCCCGGAAGGCGTCGCTGCAGTCCGTCCTCGACCACCGCGCACAGGCGACGCTCCAACTGCGTGGCGGTGAGGTCATCGAGGGCGACCCGCAGAACCTCATCACTGTCGCGACGATGAACGAGGGCTCGGAGTACGAGACCTATCCCATCGACCCCGCAGAGAAGCGCCGCCACGGAAACACGTGGGAAGTCCCCTTCCTCGGCATGGTCGACGTCGACCGCGAGGCATCACTCGTCGCAGACCGGACGCCCGTCGCCGACGAGGTCGCTCACGGCCTGGTCCGCATCGCGAACGACGTCCGCGAGCTCGCGCTTGAAGACGAGACCAGCCCCGTGAAGAAGGGTATCGCGACGTCGACGCTCCTCGAATGGGCGCGGACGGCCGCGGCGTACCGCCAGTCCGACCGCCCTGACCCCGTGGTTCGCGCCGCCAGGAGTGCGGTTCTCCGGCCTCACTACGGCGACCTCGCCGCGGACGAGGTCGAGGCTGTCATCGTCGACGGGTTGAGTCGCGTACGCGCACACGCGGGAGCCGCGTGATGCAGGCACTCACCGACGACGTCGACGCGGCCGCGGGTTGGCTCTTTGACCCGGAGTTCGAAGACGGGGAGTTTGACGAGGGTGAGGAGGACGTCGTGCTCCTCGCGGAGATCGTCGGCCACGGCGCGAGTGACGGTGTCGTCGACGAGGGCGTGCCGGTCGATGACGACCCCGACGACTCCGAAGAGTCAGTCGAGTGGTCGGCCGAACTCGACGACGACCTCGCTGCTCGCGACGAGCGTATCGAGGCGTACGACCGCGACGCACATCACGCGGCCGTGCGCGAGCACCTTCGACAGACGGGTGTCGCAGACCACGTGCAGGAGGCGCTCGCCGATGTCGCGACCGAAGAGCGAGACACGACCGACCGCGAGGGCGACGTCCTCGATATGCGGGCTATCACACGCCGGCTCGCGGGCGACACCACGGTTCGTGACTACTACCGTCGCCGGAGCGAGAAACCCGGCGGCGACCTCGCGGTCGGCGTCTCACTCGACATGTCAGGGTCGATGAGCGGGAGCGAACTTGAAGCGAAGGCCGCCGTCGGGGCGTTCCTCTTCGCGGTGCAAGAGTTGGGAGGCGACATCGTCGCGAACGCGTGGCACGTCAACGACGGCGCGAAGGTTCGCATCCTCACGGCGCCGTTCGAGCGATTCCGATGGGAACACCTCGACGGCGTGCAGCCGGCGGGTGGCGACCCCATCGCGGCGGGGATGTGGGAGTGCGGCGTGATGCTCCGACAGACTCACGCCCGCGAGAAACTCCTCGTCGTCATCACGGATGGCCGGCCGTCGGTCGTTTCCCGAGACAAGGGCGCGTACGA
It encodes the following:
- a CDS encoding AAA family ATPase, whose product is MKDDDIQDAIRDGATRAGEIAEHVGVTGSTARRYLKAAAEDANSLITRQTAPSGSGYVYGIQNQDTDTASEMPVFGDREYAWETWVPEADAGGYVETDGERSDIEALIDNRDATGQLPRFRLTGPPGTGKTTLATSIAAERQWPLITIQFTSAMRDSEIFGSPHIIGGESVWVDGPGVKALLCSQVRPVVVVLDEVNRAPFARKASLQSVLDHRAQATLQLRGGEVIEGDPQNLITVATMNEGSEYETYPIDPAEKRRHGNTWEVPFLGMVDVDREASLVADRTPVADEVAHGLVRIANDVRELALEDETSPVKKGIATSTLLEWARTAAAYRQSDRPDPVVRAARSAVLRPHYGDLAADEVEAVIVDGLSRVRAHAGAA
- a CDS encoding vWA domain-containing protein encodes the protein MQALTDDVDAAAGWLFDPEFEDGEFDEGEEDVVLLAEIVGHGASDGVVDEGVPVDDDPDDSEESVEWSAELDDDLAARDERIEAYDRDAHHAAVREHLRQTGVADHVQEALADVATEERDTTDREGDVLDMRAITRRLAGDTTVRDYYRRRSEKPGGDLAVGVSLDMSGSMSGSELEAKAAVGAFLFAVQELGGDIVANAWHVNDGAKVRILTAPFERFRWEHLDGVQPAGGDPIAAGMWECGVMLRQTHAREKLLVVITDGRPSVVSRDKGAYDSAVEEARDTVSDLRARDLSVVGFGFGSASERNLESMFGDQYHAVGLDGLADALVEEYADHRKTR